In Hwangdonia lutea, a single window of DNA contains:
- a CDS encoding DegT/DnrJ/EryC1/StrS family aminotransferase, protein MKKIQMVDLKGQYSQIKDVVNPAIQEVIETTSFINGPKVHEFQKNLEEYLNVKHVIPCANGTDALQIAMMGLGLKPGDEVITADFTFAATVEVIALLNLTPVLVDVNPDDFNINIDAIKKAITPKTKAIVPVHLFGQCADMEAIMDIAKAYNLFVIEDNAQAIGATYTYKDGTKAKAGTIAHVGSTSFFPSKNLGCYGDGGAIFTNDDDLAHTIRGIVNHGMYERYHHDVVGVNSRLDSIQAAVLDAKLPHLDDYCDRRREAANKYDAAFNNIDNIVTPFRTGSDDNHVFHQYTLKVKGVDRDALVKHLNAHDIPCGVYYPIPLHKQKAYADARYNETDFKVTNQLVKDVISLPMHTELDDEQIEYITSTLINFING, encoded by the coding sequence ATGAAGAAAATTCAAATGGTAGACCTTAAAGGTCAGTACAGTCAAATAAAAGATGTTGTAAATCCTGCAATTCAGGAGGTTATTGAAACCACATCATTTATAAATGGGCCTAAAGTTCATGAGTTTCAAAAAAACTTAGAGGAGTATCTTAATGTAAAGCATGTTATTCCTTGTGCCAATGGTACCGATGCTTTGCAAATTGCAATGATGGGTTTAGGCTTAAAACCGGGTGATGAGGTTATTACTGCCGATTTTACTTTTGCGGCGACTGTTGAGGTTATAGCCTTGCTTAATTTAACGCCGGTTTTAGTAGATGTTAATCCAGATGATTTCAACATTAATATTGATGCCATTAAAAAAGCCATCACACCAAAAACCAAGGCCATTGTACCCGTGCATTTATTTGGGCAGTGCGCTGATATGGAAGCTATAATGGACATTGCCAAAGCCTATAATTTGTTTGTGATTGAAGATAATGCGCAAGCCATTGGAGCCACATATACCTATAAAGACGGTACGAAAGCCAAGGCTGGAACCATTGCACATGTGGGCTCTACCTCGTTTTTTCCATCAAAAAATTTAGGTTGTTATGGCGATGGTGGTGCTATTTTTACAAATGACGATGATTTGGCACACACGATTAGAGGTATTGTAAATCACGGCATGTACGAGCGTTACCACCACGATGTTGTTGGTGTAAACTCTAGATTAGATAGTATACAAGCCGCTGTTTTAGATGCAAAATTACCGCATTTAGACGATTATTGCGACAGACGAAGAGAGGCCGCCAATAAATACGATGCGGCATTTAATAATATTGATAACATTGTAACACCTTTTCGAACTGGGAGTGATGACAATCATGTGTTCCATCAATACACATTAAAAGTAAAAGGCGTGGATAGAGATGCCTTAGTAAAACATTTAAATGCCCACGATATTCCGTGTGGGGTGTATTACCCCATTCCGCTTCACAAGCAAAAGGCATATGCAGATGCGCGTTATAACGAAACAGATTTTAAAGTTACCAATCAATTGGTTAAAGATGTTATTTCGTTACCCATGCACACCGAATTGGATGACGAACAAATCGAATATATCACATCAACTCTTATAAATTTTATAAATGGATAA
- a CDS encoding sensor histidine kinase has product MASILIVLSEGFNFNYDKIANNLSFKHYFNVVDLNFLIYTSMLGIILTYNYIKHIKKAQKEKADLTIQLTNQKMKFLQSQMQPHFLFNTLNGIHSLMDINIEKSKTMVVDLSDLLRSVLDKKDENLIELQEELEILKKYIHIKKTRFSDQLNIQLNVEAGLENILVPNMLIQPIVENSTKHGYGTEFISLEIIIDIYKKNDKLIIKVQNDGTALSEKYPTLLKKGTGLNNIKERLDTLYGINYKLKIFNESNKVITKVSFPIKLSISKIEKIFNLS; this is encoded by the coding sequence ATGGCGTCAATACTAATTGTGCTCTCAGAAGGGTTCAATTTTAATTACGATAAGATTGCAAACAATCTTTCCTTTAAACATTATTTTAATGTTGTGGATCTTAATTTTCTAATATACACATCCATGTTAGGCATTATTTTAACATACAATTACATTAAGCATATAAAAAAGGCACAAAAAGAAAAAGCAGATTTAACAATACAATTAACCAATCAGAAAATGAAATTCCTGCAGTCTCAAATGCAACCTCACTTTCTGTTCAATACTCTAAATGGCATTCATTCCTTAATGGATATAAACATTGAAAAGTCTAAAACAATGGTGGTGGATTTAAGCGATTTGTTAAGAAGTGTTTTAGATAAAAAAGATGAAAATTTAATTGAGTTGCAAGAAGAATTAGAAATATTAAAGAAATACATCCACATTAAAAAAACACGCTTTTCAGACCAACTGAATATTCAACTTAATGTTGAAGCAGGTTTAGAAAATATTTTGGTGCCCAATATGCTCATTCAACCTATTGTCGAGAATTCTACCAAACACGGTTACGGTACAGAATTTATTTCATTGGAAATTATAATTGATATTTATAAAAAGAACGACAAACTTATTATTAAAGTTCAAAACGATGGAACAGCCTTAAGCGAAAAATATCCTACTTTGCTAAAAAAAGGCACGGGGCTCAATAACATTAAAGAACGGCTGGACACTTTATATGGCATCAATTATAAACTCAAAATTTTTAACGAGTCTAATAAAGTGATTACCAAGGTTAGCTTCCCAATAAAATTATCAATCTCTAAAATTGAAAAGATTTTTAACCTTTCCTAA
- a CDS encoding 3-deoxy-D-manno-octulosonic acid transferase produces MSLIYNLGIYLAQLGLKCVAPFNKKIALGVKGRSETFNTLKNNLKKTDKTLWFHCASLGEYEQGLPVFKALRERYKTHKIVLTFFSPSGYQIRKNSPIADVVVYLPIDTKKNAKTFLNMVNPELTIFVKYDIWPNVLNELKQRQLRAILISAAFRENQSFFKFYGKTLRKALFTFEHIFTQNEASKTLLESINYNTVSVSGDTRFDRVYSQLNQNNQLDFIEDFKGNNLCVVAGSTWLPDENLFINFVNNEASKGVKFILAPHNINHAQIKNLKEKVHTETVLFSEKDGKNLSKAQVFIIDTIGLLTKIYHYADIAYVGGAMGNTGLHNTLEPAVFGVPIIIGNNHVKFPEAKSMIDMGGMFSISNQNEFNAVLNELIKNEAKRLDSGSKNLDYIKKNKGAVIQILDYLRI; encoded by the coding sequence TTGAGTTTAATTTATAATTTAGGAATTTATCTGGCCCAATTAGGCTTAAAATGTGTTGCGCCATTTAACAAAAAAATTGCCTTAGGCGTTAAAGGACGCTCTGAAACCTTTAATACTTTAAAAAACAACCTCAAAAAAACCGACAAAACCCTTTGGTTTCATTGTGCCTCTTTGGGTGAATACGAACAAGGGCTTCCTGTTTTTAAGGCCTTGCGAGAGCGTTACAAAACCCATAAAATTGTGCTCACTTTTTTTTCGCCTTCAGGTTACCAAATTCGTAAAAACTCGCCCATTGCCGATGTGGTTGTTTATTTGCCCATAGACACAAAAAAGAACGCCAAAACCTTTTTAAATATGGTAAACCCCGAACTTACCATTTTTGTTAAATACGATATTTGGCCCAATGTTTTAAATGAATTAAAACAAAGGCAATTACGCGCCATTTTAATTTCGGCGGCATTTAGAGAAAATCAATCATTTTTTAAATTTTACGGAAAAACTCTACGGAAAGCTTTATTTACGTTCGAGCATATTTTTACACAAAATGAAGCTTCAAAAACTTTACTTGAATCTATAAACTACAATACTGTTTCCGTATCGGGCGATACCCGTTTCGATCGTGTTTACAGTCAATTAAACCAAAATAATCAGTTAGATTTTATCGAAGACTTTAAGGGCAATAACTTATGTGTTGTGGCCGGAAGTACTTGGTTGCCAGATGAAAATTTATTTATAAACTTCGTTAATAATGAAGCCTCCAAAGGTGTTAAATTTATTTTGGCACCTCACAATATTAATCATGCGCAAATAAAAAACCTAAAGGAAAAAGTACATACCGAAACCGTTTTATTTAGCGAAAAGGATGGAAAAAATCTCTCGAAAGCACAGGTTTTTATTATAGACACCATAGGTTTATTAACTAAAATATACCATTATGCCGATATAGCTTATGTTGGTGGCGCCATGGGAAACACAGGCTTACACAACACTTTAGAGCCCGCCGTTTTTGGAGTTCCTATTATTATAGGCAATAATCACGTTAAATTTCCCGAGGCTAAATCCATGATCGATATGGGCGGTATGTTTTCTATTTCCAACCAAAACGAGTTTAATGCCGTATTAAATGAACTTATTAAAAATGAGGCTAAAAGGCTGGATTCTGGCAGTAAAAATCTAGATTATATTAAAAAAAACAAAGGAGCTGTCATCCAAATCCTCGATTATCTGCGTATATAA
- a CDS encoding LytR/AlgR family response regulator transcription factor, whose translation MIAPIKAIIIDDEFLARKRVFNLLNDIEDIQLIEECSSGKEAIKAIHDKKPDLIFLDIQITDMTGFDILKQIDESAMPLIIFITAFDEFALKAFDFFAFDYLLKPFKDERFFQSTNKVIDLFTTNKSDGLNKKINNLLQYIENPNADFFETKNSKLAIKANGKISFIEKSDIKYIQASGYYAEIFTEQKKYLLRESLSSLLHQLKSFNFIRIHRSTIINTSLIKEVLYSNYGEIDVKMQDEKLFRISKSYKKEFQKKMGF comes from the coding sequence ATGATTGCTCCAATTAAGGCCATAATTATAGATGATGAATTCTTAGCTAGAAAAAGGGTTTTCAATTTATTGAATGACATTGAAGACATTCAATTAATTGAAGAATGTAGCTCTGGTAAAGAGGCCATAAAAGCAATACACGACAAAAAACCTGATCTCATTTTTTTGGATATTCAGATAACCGACATGACGGGTTTTGATATCCTTAAACAGATTGATGAATCAGCCATGCCATTAATAATTTTTATTACCGCTTTTGATGAATTTGCCTTAAAGGCTTTCGATTTTTTTGCTTTCGATTATTTACTAAAACCTTTTAAGGACGAGCGTTTTTTTCAATCAACCAATAAAGTGATTGATTTGTTTACTACAAACAAATCAGACGGGTTAAATAAAAAAATAAACAACTTACTACAGTATATTGAAAATCCCAATGCCGATTTTTTTGAAACTAAAAACTCGAAACTGGCCATTAAAGCCAATGGTAAAATATCGTTTATCGAAAAAAGCGACATAAAATATATTCAAGCCTCTGGTTATTATGCAGAGATTTTTACCGAGCAAAAAAAGTATCTTTTACGAGAATCCTTGAGCTCGTTACTACATCAATTAAAATCTTTTAACTTTATTAGAATTCACAGGTCAACCATTATTAATACCTCCTTAATCAAAGAGGTTTTATACTCCAATTATGGCGAGATTGACGTGAAAATGCAAGACGAAAAGCTCTTTAGAATAAGTAAATCTTACAAAAAGGAGTTTCAGAAAAAAATGGGGTTTTAA
- the mutS gene encoding DNA mismatch repair protein MutS, with amino-acid sequence MAKKSKKETPLMKQYNAIKAKYPDALLLFRVGDFYETFGSDAVKTANILGIILTKRGAGSESETELAGFPHHSLNTYLPKLVKAGERVAICDQLEDPKQTKTIVKRGVTELVTPGVALNDEVLISKSNNFLCSVYFDASTSSVTKQRIGISFLDISTGEFLTSQGNAEYIDKLLQNFNPSEVLVSKQKRTLFNDTFGDDFHTFFLEDWVYQTDYAYETLTKHFNTKTLKGFGIEELYEGIIASGSILHYLGETQHNKLQHITSISRIAEDDYVWMDKFTIRNLELYNSTNNNAVTLLNVIDKTISPMGGRLLKRWLALPLKHVEKIKQRHEVVNFLTKNKTTLQKIQGHIKHIGDIERLISKVATQKVNPREVIQLKNSLEAIVPIKALASNCDNESLKIIGDKLQSCDVLREKIKKTLNEDAPVNVLKGNSIAVGFSSELDELRALSKSGKNYLDNMLERESERTGITSLKIASNNVFGYYIEVRNTHRDKVPEEWIRKQTLVNAERYITEELKEYEAKILGAEERILAIEQQLFSELVIWLNQYIKPVQQNAFLIGQIDCLCGFSQLAKENKYSYPTIDDSFDLDIKDGRHPVIEKQLPIGESYIANNVFLDRKTQQIIMITGPNMSGKSAILRQTALIVLLAQIGSFVPAKNARIGLVDKIFTRVGASDNISMGESTFMVEMNETASILNNISDRSLVLLDEIGRGTSTYDGISIAWAISEYLHEHPAKPKTLFATHYHELNEMSETFSHIKNFNVSVKELKDNVLFLRKLVEGGSAHSFGIHVAKMAGMPQQVLHRANKILKKLEQSHSSEELTDKVKSLNDEMQLSFFNLDDPLLENIKEEILHIDIDTLTPVEALMKLNEIKRMLVKKKQA; translated from the coding sequence TTGGCAAAAAAATCAAAAAAAGAAACACCGTTAATGAAACAGTACAACGCCATAAAGGCAAAGTATCCTGATGCTTTGTTGCTGTTTCGGGTGGGCGATTTTTACGAAACCTTTGGGAGCGATGCTGTAAAAACGGCAAATATTTTAGGTATTATTTTAACCAAGCGCGGAGCTGGTAGCGAGAGCGAAACAGAGTTGGCAGGTTTTCCGCATCATTCATTAAATACGTATTTGCCTAAGTTGGTAAAAGCTGGCGAGCGGGTTGCTATTTGCGATCAGCTTGAAGACCCAAAGCAAACCAAAACCATTGTAAAACGAGGTGTTACCGAATTAGTTACTCCGGGTGTTGCTTTAAACGATGAGGTTTTAATTTCAAAATCGAATAATTTTTTATGTTCGGTGTATTTTGATGCCTCAACAAGCTCAGTAACCAAACAAAGAATTGGTATTTCGTTTTTGGACATTTCAACCGGCGAGTTTTTAACTTCGCAGGGCAATGCGGAATATATCGATAAGTTGCTTCAAAATTTCAACCCTAGTGAAGTGTTGGTTTCCAAACAAAAGCGTACCCTTTTTAACGATACCTTTGGCGATGATTTCCATACCTTCTTTTTAGAGGATTGGGTCTACCAAACCGATTATGCCTACGAAACCTTAACCAAACATTTTAACACAAAAACGCTTAAGGGTTTTGGTATTGAAGAGTTGTACGAAGGTATTATTGCATCGGGTTCAATTCTACATTATTTGGGCGAAACGCAGCACAACAAACTCCAGCATATTACCTCTATTTCTAGAATTGCCGAAGATGATTATGTGTGGATGGACAAATTCACCATCAGAAATTTAGAGCTTTATAACTCAACAAATAACAATGCCGTAACGCTGTTAAATGTGATTGATAAAACCATTTCGCCCATGGGTGGCAGATTGTTAAAACGTTGGCTGGCGTTGCCTTTAAAGCATGTTGAAAAAATAAAGCAACGACACGAGGTGGTCAATTTTTTGACTAAAAATAAAACGACGCTTCAAAAAATTCAGGGGCATATCAAGCATATTGGCGATATTGAGCGCTTAATTTCTAAGGTGGCCACGCAAAAAGTGAATCCGCGTGAGGTTATTCAGCTTAAAAATTCATTGGAAGCCATTGTGCCCATAAAGGCGTTAGCTTCAAATTGCGATAACGAATCGCTTAAAATTATTGGCGATAAATTACAGAGCTGTGATGTGCTTCGTGAAAAAATAAAGAAGACCTTAAATGAAGATGCCCCAGTAAATGTTTTAAAAGGAAACAGTATTGCTGTTGGATTTTCTTCGGAATTGGACGAGTTGAGAGCATTGTCCAAATCCGGAAAAAATTATTTAGACAACATGTTAGAGCGCGAGAGCGAGCGCACGGGCATTACATCGCTTAAAATAGCCTCTAATAATGTGTTTGGGTATTATATTGAAGTCCGGAACACGCACAGAGATAAAGTGCCGGAAGAGTGGATACGAAAGCAAACCTTAGTTAATGCCGAACGTTATATAACTGAAGAACTTAAAGAATACGAAGCCAAAATTTTAGGAGCTGAAGAACGTATTTTGGCCATTGAGCAGCAGTTGTTTTCAGAATTGGTTATTTGGTTAAATCAGTACATAAAACCCGTGCAGCAAAACGCTTTTTTAATTGGGCAAATAGACTGTTTATGTGGGTTTTCGCAACTGGCGAAAGAGAATAAATACAGTTATCCCACAATTGATGATTCCTTTGATTTGGATATAAAAGATGGGAGGCATCCCGTTATCGAAAAGCAATTGCCCATTGGCGAAAGTTATATTGCAAACAATGTGTTTTTAGATAGAAAAACCCAGCAAATTATCATGATTACGGGCCCCAATATGTCTGGTAAATCGGCTATATTACGTCAAACCGCACTCATTGTTTTATTGGCTCAAATAGGAAGTTTTGTGCCAGCAAAAAATGCTCGAATTGGATTGGTGGATAAAATTTTCACACGTGTTGGTGCCAGCGATAATATCTCGATGGGCGAATCTACGTTTATGGTAGAGATGAACGAAACAGCTTCAATCTTGAATAATATTTCCGATAGAAGTTTAGTGCTTTTAGATGAAATTGGAAGAGGTACCAGTACCTACGATGGTATTTCGATAGCCTGGGCTATTAGCGAATATCTGCACGAGCATCCTGCAAAACCTAAAACCTTGTTTGCAACCCATTATCACGAGCTCAACGAAATGAGCGAAACATTTTCGCATATAAAAAACTTTAACGTTTCAGTAAAAGAATTAAAAGACAATGTGCTTTTTTTAAGAAAATTGGTTGAAGGTGGAAGTGCACACAGTTTTGGTATTCATGTAGCTAAAATGGCAGGCATGCCACAGCAAGTGTTGCATCGCGCGAACAAAATATTAAAAAAACTAGAACAATCGCACTCCAGTGAAGAACTCACCGATAAAGTAAAATCGTTAAATGACGAGATGCAATTAAGCTTCTTTAATCTAGACGATCCCTTGTTGGAGAATATAAAAGAAGAGATTTTACACATTGATATTGATACACTTACTCCCGTTGAAGCCCTCATGAAATTGAACGAAATTAAGCGTATGTTGGTTAAGAAAAAACAAGCCTAA
- a CDS encoding sensor histidine kinase, translated as MIKKLKKYLDFKLIGILSLVYLLFVIIYSSKNAYLRVLVQRKTDWGEFVFGNVLDWCLITIFMVFIAITTKYLMSKKTKLILIALIHLFFSFFIGAFTIGVSLGVDILRDPSVKFSFEELCISFIRLVDLHFLIYISLVALIYMYYYLKKVEESKIQTIKLQEQLSKSQLKFLQSQMHPHFLFNTLNGIHSLMDINIEKSKSMVVDLSDLLRNVLDKKDDNLIELQEELEILKKYIQIKKTRFSDQLNIHLNTEAGLENVLVPNMLIQPIVENSTKHGYSDNHISLDIFISIYKKNENLVIKVENNGTALKDTLSELLKKGTGLSNIKERLLTLYKENHELSIDNSNNKVVTKISFPIELSISEIEKDY; from the coding sequence ATGATTAAAAAATTAAAAAAGTATTTAGACTTTAAACTTATAGGCATTTTATCATTAGTTTATTTACTATTTGTTATTATTTATTCTTCAAAAAACGCCTATTTAAGAGTCTTAGTCCAAAGAAAAACAGACTGGGGAGAATTTGTTTTTGGCAATGTTTTAGACTGGTGCCTTATAACCATTTTTATGGTTTTTATAGCCATTACCACCAAGTATTTAATGAGTAAAAAAACAAAGCTCATTTTAATTGCTCTTATACATTTATTTTTTTCGTTTTTTATAGGGGCTTTTACCATTGGTGTTTCGTTGGGTGTTGATATTCTTAGAGACCCATCGGTTAAATTTTCTTTTGAAGAGCTATGCATCTCTTTCATTAGGCTAGTCGATTTACATTTTTTAATCTACATATCGTTAGTGGCGTTGATTTATATGTATTACTATTTGAAAAAAGTAGAAGAAAGTAAAATACAAACCATAAAGCTACAAGAGCAACTTTCAAAATCGCAATTAAAATTTCTTCAATCTCAAATGCACCCACATTTTCTATTTAACACTTTAAACGGGATTCATTCCTTAATGGATATAAACATTGAAAAGTCCAAAAGTATGGTAGTCGATTTAAGTGATTTGTTAAGAAATGTGTTGGACAAAAAAGATGATAATTTAATTGAATTACAGGAAGAATTAGAAATACTAAAAAAATACATTCAAATAAAAAAAACGCGCTTTTCAGACCAACTGAATATTCATCTAAATACTGAAGCAGGTTTAGAGAATGTACTGGTGCCCAATATGCTCATTCAGCCCATCGTGGAAAACTCTACAAAACATGGTTATAGCGATAATCATATATCACTGGATATTTTTATTTCTATTTACAAAAAAAATGAAAATCTTGTTATTAAAGTTGAAAACAACGGAACAGCTTTAAAAGACACACTATCAGAACTATTAAAAAAAGGAACGGGCTTAAGTAATATTAAAGAACGGTTACTTACATTATACAAGGAAAACCATGAGCTAAGCATAGATAATAGCAACAACAAGGTTGTTACCAAAATAAGCTTCCCAATAGAACTGTCCATTTCAGAAATCGAAAAAGATTATTAA
- the galE gene encoding UDP-glucose 4-epimerase GalE — protein MDKILVTGGLGFIGSHTVVELQNEGYEVVIIDDLSNSSENVLDGITAITGKTPIFEKLDLKDRPKVESFFAKHNDIKGVIHFAASKAVGESVQEPLLYYENNISTLIYILKELKKLPSAAFIFSSSCTVYGQADELPITENAPVKQAESPYGNTKQIGEEIISDTCKVTPSLKAIALRYFNPVGSHESAKIGELPIGVPQNLVPFITQTAIGIREQLSVFGDDYPTPDGTCIRDYIHVVDLAKAHVVALNRLLQNKNKANYETFNLGTGKGSSVLEVVKAFEKVSGEKLNYKIVGRREGDIISAYADTTKANNELGWKTELTLDDAMRSAWKWEQKVRKG, from the coding sequence ATGGATAAAATATTAGTTACAGGCGGTTTAGGTTTTATTGGCTCACATACGGTTGTAGAATTACAAAACGAAGGCTACGAGGTTGTTATTATTGATGATTTATCAAATTCGTCAGAAAATGTTTTAGATGGCATTACCGCTATTACAGGAAAAACACCAATTTTTGAAAAACTGGATTTAAAGGATAGACCTAAGGTAGAAAGCTTTTTTGCAAAACATAACGACATAAAAGGCGTGATACATTTTGCAGCGAGTAAAGCGGTAGGTGAAAGTGTTCAGGAACCTTTGTTGTACTACGAAAACAACATTTCTACGTTGATTTATATTCTAAAAGAGTTGAAAAAATTACCATCTGCAGCATTTATTTTTAGCTCGTCGTGTACGGTTTACGGTCAAGCCGATGAATTACCAATAACCGAAAATGCACCTGTAAAACAAGCGGAATCACCTTATGGAAACACCAAGCAAATAGGCGAGGAAATTATAAGCGATACCTGTAAAGTAACTCCAAGTTTAAAAGCGATTGCATTGCGTTATTTTAATCCGGTTGGTTCGCACGAATCGGCAAAAATAGGCGAATTGCCCATTGGCGTGCCACAAAATTTAGTGCCATTTATTACGCAAACGGCTATTGGTATTCGTGAGCAGTTGTCGGTTTTTGGAGACGATTATCCAACGCCAGACGGGACCTGTATTCGCGATTATATTCACGTAGTCGATTTAGCCAAAGCACATGTTGTGGCACTTAATCGATTATTGCAAAACAAAAATAAAGCTAATTATGAGACCTTTAATTTAGGCACCGGTAAAGGCAGTTCGGTTTTGGAAGTGGTTAAAGCATTCGAAAAAGTTTCGGGAGAAAAACTCAATTATAAAATTGTTGGCAGAAGAGAAGGCGATATTATTTCGGCATACGCAGATACGACCAAAGCCAATAACGAGTTAGGTTGGAAAACAGAATTAACCTTAGACGATGCCATGCGTTCTGCTTGGAAATGGGAGCAAAAAGTTAGGAAAGGTTAA